The following proteins are co-located in the Gossypium hirsutum isolate 1008001.06 chromosome A02, Gossypium_hirsutum_v2.1, whole genome shotgun sequence genome:
- the LOC107951832 gene encoding protein MITOFERRINLIKE 1, chloroplastic — protein MEARLSASLGLPSSDLNHPPVNTDFGYLYSHFITLTSSPKNTQKPLKPHLHHLSFASASISGGPQPGKPTKFRIPLPFSNLTESQQPKSPKFPKWLEPRSRNSSKAQILMKNLSVFERALIGAGGGGIAGAFTYVCLLPLDTIKTKMQTKGASEIYANTFDAVVKTFQTNGILGFYRGVSAVIVGSTASSAVYFGTCEFGKSFLSKLEYPALLIPPTAGAMGNIVSSAIMVPKELITQRMQAGAKGRSWEVLLRILEKDGILGLYAGYSATLLRNLPAGVLSYSSFEYLKAAVLRKTKQTNLEPIQCVCCGALAGAISASLTTPLDVVKTRLMTQVHGNKVAAAMYGGVNATVKQILKEEGWIGLTSGLGPRVVHSACFSALGYFAFETARLAILHQCLKHKEKELSKISCTGLSYN, from the coding sequence ATGGAGGCGAGACTCTCTGCATCTTTGGGTCTCCCTTCTTCTGACTTAAATCATCCGCCAGTCAACACCGACTTCGGTTACCTTTACAGCCATTTCATCACTCTCACTTCATCCCCGAAAAATACTCAAAAACCCCTCAAACCTCACCTACATCACCTCTCCTTTGCCTCTGCCTCCATTTCTGGAGGTCCTCAACCTGGAAAACCCACCAAGTTTCGTATTCCGCTCCCTTTTTCCAATTTAACTGAATCCCAGCAACCCAAATCGCCTAAATTCCCCAAATGGCTAGAACCCAGATCGAGAAACAGCTCCAAAGCCCAAATCCTTATGAAAAACTTATCTGTCTTCGAAAGAGCTCTAATCGGTGCAGGTGGTGGTGGAATTGCCGGTGCATTTACTTACGTATGCCTTCTCCCACTCGATACCATCAAAACCAAAATGCAGACAAAGGGTGCTTCCGAGATTTATGCTAACACCTTTGATGCAGTAGTCAAAACTTTCCAGACGAATGGTATTCTGGGATTTTACCGAGGAGTTTCAGCTGTTATTGTAGGTTCGACGGCTTCTTCAGCTGTTTATTTTGGGACATGTGAATTTGGTAAGtcttttttgtccaaattggagTATCCGGCTTTGCTTATTCCTCCAACTGCTGGTGCTATGGGAAATATTGTTTCGTCAGCTATAATGGTACCGAAAGAGTTGATTACTCAAAGAATGCAAGCTGGTGCTAAAGGAAGGTCATGGGAAGTCTTGTTGAGAATTTTAGAAAAAGATGGGATTTTGGGTCTTTATGCTGGTTACTCAGCTACTTTGTTGAGGAATTTGCCTGCTGGGGTGTTAAGTTATTCCTCTTTTGAGTATTTAAAAGCTGCGGTTTTGAGAAAGACAAAACAGACTAATTTGGAGCCAATTCAGTGTGTTTGTTGCGGTGCTTTGGCTGGTGCAATTTCAGCTTCTTTGACTACTCCTCTCGATGTGGTGAAAACAAGGTTGATGACTCAGGTTCACGGGAATAAAGTTGCTGCTGCTATGTATGGTGGGGTTAATgcgacagtgaagcagattttGAAGGAGGAAGGTTGGATTGGTTTGACTAGTGGACTGGGGCCTAGAGTTGTTCATAGTGCTTGTTTTTCAGCTTTGGGCTATTTTGCATTTGAGACTGCCAGGCTTGCAATTTTGCATCAGTGTTTGAAGCATAAGGAGAAGGAGTTGTCCAAAATCAGTTGCACCGGCTTGAGTTACAATTAG